Within Zootoca vivipara chromosome 10, rZooViv1.1, whole genome shotgun sequence, the genomic segment TTTGTGGGGAAGGTTGTAGATCAGAAATAGAGTATCTCCTTTACATCTGGGAATACTCACCATCAGAAACTTTGAAGAACTGCTTCCTGTGGCCGTCCAGATATTTGTTGGACTCAGACTTCCATCAGCTGCCAACCAgtgtggctaatggtcagggaagtTGGGAGTTCTAGCCCAacatcatctagagcaggcacccccaaactgcggccctccagatgttttggcctacaactcccatgatccctagctaacaggaccagtggtcagggatgatgggaattgtagtccaaaacatctggagggccgaagtttggggatgcctgatctagaggaccacaggttccctatccgtGGTGTGGAtcatattgagctagatggataaaTAATCTGACTTGAAATAAAGCAGCTTCTCACATTTCATTCCCCTTCACACTCCCAGctgcttttgccctgctcttAATGAATCCTCCCAGTTCCTCATCCATGCCAAAGTGGGAGAGGCACTCacctgacaagacagaggagACAGCAGCAAAGGCATTGAGCTTCAGCCCACAAACTGGGTTCCCTGTGTACAACATATCCACCAGCAGGAGGATGAAACTAATGAGCAGCAAGCTTATGTAAATCATCTCTGATCCAAGCGACAACCAGAGAATGCCTATTGTGGGCAACCAGAAGAGATAAATCAGTCAGGGATAGAGGCTGGCAGAGCTGAAGTCTGCTCTCTTCCTCTTATGCAGGAAGGCAGCCAAACCAGTAAGGTAAACATGGCTGATAGTCTGCATTTATAAGTTGGTAGGTTGCAAGATGTGCAGGTAGGATGGTCACCTAATGCATCACCAAAACAGACAACATGCATTGCCCCATAAAGAAGACACAGATTTGTATTCAATTTGTGTTTGCTACTCTATTTGTacagatgcacatttagaaatagtGACCACAATTTGAGGAGAAATAACATGCATCTCACCATGGAAGGAGGACTGTGACCAAATGATTTGGcaacctgctcagtctgctgtccaggtgttaACTGGTGGTGGACAACCCTTCTTgtggttctttacctttaaaccagagAGTCCTTCAAATAAGAGGGCTTCTTCAAATAAAGGACCatcctctacaccaggcacccccaaacttcagccctccagatgttttggactacaattcccatcttccccaaccactggtcctgttagctagggatcatcatgggagttgtaggccaaaacatctggagggccgcagtttggggatgcctgctctacacccagGGACCCAGTAGGACATCCAGGGATCCTGTGCACAGGCCTGCTCTATTTATTTAGCAGCCAGACATTCACAACACTCTAATGAAAGACCAATGGCTCAAAAATAACAGCCCTGGAATGGAACTCCACACAAGCCATTAGACGGCACCCAGACCAACAACACAGGTAATTGGAAAGAGCAGGATCTGGAAAAACTAGTCAGGAGGCGTGAAAGCCAAATTTTAAGAAAAAATTAGGAGTACAGAGGCTTGAAGAGAAGGGAGCACACCAGGCCTCAGGATTTTAAACATGGAGGAGTTaggacaagcatccccaaacttcggccctccagatgttttggactacagttcccatcttccccgaccactgggtcctgttagctagggatcatgggagttgtaggccaaaacatctggagggccgcagtttggggatgcctgagttagggtaATGCACCATTTCTATCAGCTAATTGCCATGCTTTTAAGCTACATGAAGCTTGTTTGAGCCTTTGGCTAGGCATGGAAGGGAAGGCCTGTATTAGCAATATGGTGATATGGATCCTAATAGTACTGAACATAAGTTCAAATAAATATAACAGAGGCCTGCTGATCAGAGAATGACCAACATCCACCAGCTTAAAAAACACTATGGGATTTTTGGCAGGTTTCAACTTATAGTGGGTTGCATCCAGAAAAAAACTGTCTGAATTTAGTtctcattaaattcaatggaaTGTAAGTCATGATTAACTGTCTTGTGGATTTCAGGGGGATTTAAATTCAACTAACTTTTGACccatgcctaataataataataataataataataataattttagacTGCTCAATCTTAGACTGCTGAGCATTTACTCAGGCTTTCTCAAATGTTCAAACATGTTGCTTAACCATGTTTTCATTGCTATTTTAGGCACCAAACCCAAATAAATCTATGTTATTTTTATGGGCACTTTTGTTAAAACTAGAGAAAGGAGAAACCGGGAAAAGGAGAAGCCAGAAGTCTCAGCATCAAAAGTCATAAAACAGAAGCATGTCATGAGACAGAAGTGCTTTGCCAAAAAGTAACAAATGCAAGTATCCAGATACAGCTGTTCTTGATCATGGGATCATGCCCATTCTGAAGGTTGCGCTGGTCCAAACCAGTCTGGGGTGGGACTTATTCCTACCTCTCTCTGCTGGTGGTGAAAGTTCAATGAAACTGCGACATTTCTCAtctaaaagaaaacagaatggtAAAATTATCCAAGGAGGTGCAGGAAGGAAAAGTCAATTCTTAAATCTAGATTATATTGTTGACATGGTCAATGTTTTTGATTGCTTCTGGGGTATGTTCTTCTATGTTCTAATAGTAAATGGATGGCTGCCATTGGCTGTCTCTCCAGTTCTCAGCCCTATGCTGTGAGGTAGGCAGGAGAGGGGAATAATATCCATTTGAAATGCAAGAACCACCTCCAGTTTAGAATACTGATCAGAATGTACACCAGGACTGGATGTGGCTGTGGCTAATGGTTTTGTCTGTTTttgcttgagggccacattcaccctTGGCCAATCCTTGGAGGATGCATAACTGACTTTCCAtcccacacacactcacaaatgcgcgcacgcacacacacacacacacacacacaaacacagtgctCTACTTCCTTAGCTGATTCTTTGCAGTCAATGTACATTTCATTCaaaatctctccctctccattcAAATGTCCACCCACCCCTATGTGTTCACAttaatttttgttctttttgctgctgGGTGAATTTGTTCAAGTCTTGGGCCTGTTTGGGGGGCCAGAGCAGCCCCAAGAACTAGGGCTTAGATCCATGGTAGTTCACTGGATGTCATCTGATATATGTGCAGTAcagtccaatcctatgcatgtttatttaggAAGAAGTCTGAGATCTGTAGACTCATTTCATTTAGCATGTAGACTCATTTCATTTGGCCCGATTCTGTGGAACTGTTCTtagagaccctccaagtgtctctattttccagggacagtcctggatttacggtacagaagccatcccgggttctgatttgattctggaatttcccaattttccttaggaatccctaatttcattggagaaatgttggagggtatggagttatggagagaagtaactatacaacctttaggaggcagctgaaggcagccctgtatagggaagtttttgaaatgtttaatgtatgattatgtttttatatatgttggaagccacccagagtggctagggtaacccagtcagatgggcagggtacaattaaaataaaataataataattgaataggacatccctgttttcattggagaaatgttggagggtatgttcttaCGTTCACAACATGTATCACCTGTTCAGTAAATTGGGAAATACACAGAAACAAAGTAACACCAAAAGCAAATCTGGGCATTGGTCAGTTAGTTCTTTTAAATGTGAGTAAATTGAAGAATTCTCATTTCTAATAAAGCAAATTCCAGGAAGTAAAAAATTAAGGGATTAAGATGGATTAAAAATGGCCAAGTGGTAGCCTTGCATATGTAGTGCCAACAACTGCCAAATCTACCTGTGGTTTTATATCAGGCTATAAACAAGTGTCCAACCTGTGCGTCCTATGCTGCAAAATCCTTCTTAACTATATTGGTTCTCAGGCTTCTGGTTCTGCAGATTATATTCCCCAGATATAGCTTTGCCTTTTGAAAGTTATTTTGTCCTCTCCAGCTGAACACTATCTTGTAggttttcttccccacccctgctgcctgCAAAACTAATCTCTCCAAGTCCCTTTGTATCATTTTACCCAGCTTTTTGGTGTTCAGAATGCCTTCCCATTCTGCGACAGCTGCACATTTCATTGAGATTCTGTGTACTACTTCATGGGCAATTGAATAAAATTGACCCTGCTTACTCATAGCCTGATCCTAAATGCATTGTGGGAGTGTAAAATGGTTATTTCAATGGAGCTTGCTTCCTGAAGAGCATGGCTATTTGACATAGGATTTTATGGGGCTGGTTCTCCTCCCAGGATGTCACAAAAACCTCACAATGAGGGAGGAAAGCTAAGTGCTTTATAGGTAGCTGTTTGGGTCCCATGTTAGCTGGATGACAAAAATGCGAATTGAACTAAAACCATATTAAACTGGCCCTCCTCTTACTATAAGGAAAGGGTTGATAAACTGAACAGGAACCATTCAGATCCCACAGTCAGCACAATGCAACAGATTCCCCCATCTTCATAGTTAATTCTgagaagaaatatttttttcctggtaTAACGTTATAGTTCCTAAATTGAGTTTGGTGCAAGGTCCCTTTATTACTagagtggctaacctgtggtcctctagatgttgttgaactgcatttcccaacatccttgaccattggccatgctggctgaagctgttgggagttgaagtccaacaacatctagagcgtCACAGGTCAGCCCACCCCTGCTGCACTGAAAAGTTGGCAGCCACACTCATTTCTAGAGACTGAGGTGTTGTGCTACAATATTAGGAAAGGAAGAAGTCCTCATTCGCAGCTTCACCCTTTGACTGACTCCCTCAGTGGGAAAGCAAAGGCAGAAATTCCTTCTCTATTGGCTTGGCTGGGACAAATTGTCACCAGGCTCCTTCGTTTCCAAACAATTTCTCCCAGAGCCATCCCACCTGGTCGTTATGTAACTTCATTATGCAACAGTATGAAAGAGTCAGTACCTTTTGTGTTATGTCTCTTATGTTATGATAAAATGTCAGTCTCCTCAAGTGCTTCAGCAGAAAGGCAGTACATGGAAGTGAATGAATTAAGAGGCAGGCTGGAGAGATTACCTGAGCCTTCGATGTTCTCCTCACAGGAAAGCCACATGCCTGTGTGGAAGTACCGGAAGGCAAAGCGGTCGTCCCCGGTCTCCCAGCTATAGTGCACCACATCTTGGGAGGGCGCAGAGGAATTGCTGGCCCCTCCGTCAGGAGGCATGGGGGCACCGATGCACTTGGTGTTCTTAGTCTTCCCGCACAAAGGCTTGGGGACTTTCTGTGTCCCCACACACCAATAACTGCCCAGCAGGGCTGTAGTGGaaaggctgagagccagcaggttCAGGACCACGGCCAGAACAGCCCGACGCCAAGGGAGGATcttcaaaagcttcatctgcaAGAGGCAAGCAAGATAGTTCCCTCAATTCCAGGGATTTGTGAGTCATCAGAAAATAAAGCAATATCAGGGGGGAACGTTTCAGCTCTGGTGCTTCAGGCATTGCAAACTGCATTCagcaacatacaggtgaaacttggaaaattagaatatcgtcgaaaagtgcatttatttcagtaatcaacttattattttttaattttcttttaattttgacaaatgctttcttttggaaattccacagtaataaaacaaatagttacaataatacaaaaataaacattgccattacatttcattaattacattccatttataattgaccagcctaacgacaaataattacaatgacaacaaatcaaggcttgacatatcttgctttgcatgtcatgcatctatctcatagattggtttcacctcttaagttgcgttactgaaataaatggacttttggacgatattctaatttcccgagtttcacctgtaatggaCAGCACAATATAATGGAGAGCATTCCTGGAAGAAGACCTGTCACATGCACCAGCAATGGGGAATCTATAGTCTACCAGaaattgttggactacacctcatgctgtccctgagcattggccatgttggccgcAGATgaggggagttggagcccaacaacatctagaggactacAGGCTCCCATTGCTGGCATACCTGGATGGAAAGCCGAGGGCCCAGAAATACACTGCCTTTAAGTGCAAGAGACATaccaaacataaacaataaacaagcctctctctctttagCTACATATTGTCATGAACCAGCCTGTGCCCAGTGATTTGCCATACACAGAAGGCATGGAAGAGGGTGCTAGCAAAGGCACATGGGAACagttcaggggagggggaggagattggCACCGAGGGCAAGCATCACCCGGGAGAGGCTTCCTCAGGGGGAAGTGATTGCAAGGGTGAAGTGTGCCCTATGCCAAGTTGCCAGGATGAGGTGGATATGGGAGACCtggaagagggaggcagcagcagcagcagggactgGGGAGTGAGCAGGGGACCAGTGGAAGAGTTACCAGAGGGGCCTGATCCAAGCAAGAAGGGAGTCcaaatgcccccctccctccactgctGCTGTCAACTTGAGCTCATAGGCGGGCAAGGAGGGAAGAACAATGCTGTTTGCCTAGACGAGGAAGCGAGTAGTTCATGTAGTCAGCAGCCTGGAGAGAAGGTGAAGGGATGCCTGAGGAAACGCTCACAGCCGTGCCTGGCCAGGTTAAGATGGGGCTGGCAGCAGAGAGCTGCCCCTGTAGCCGATTCAGATTGGAACCTGCCCTAATAGTAGTGCCCTATTTAAGGAAGGGAGAGACAAGCCTCAAGAATCAACACAGCACTCTACAGcaggggtaagcaaactttttcagcagggggccggtccactgtccctcagaccttgtgggggccctgactatctgtctgtctgtctgtctgtctgtctgtctgtctaatctatctgtctgtctaatctatctatctatctatctatctatctatctaatttatctttggggggatgaacgaattcctgtgccccacaaataacccggagattctttttaaataaaaggacacattctactatgtaaaaacaccaggcaggcctcacaaaaaagccagagatgcattttaaataaaaggacaaattctactcatgtaaaaacacgctgattcccatgCTCTACAAGGTAGGCACAAAGAGGAGGAGTATTGTGAAGACTAAGGGGGGGGGTGTAGGAC encodes:
- the GSG1 gene encoding germ cell-specific gene 1 protein isoform X1, which codes for MKLLKILPWRRAVLAVVLNLLALSLSTTALLGSYWCVGTQKVPKPLCGKTKNTKCIGAPMPPDGGASNSSAPSQDVVHYSWETGDDRFAFRYFHTGMWLSCEENIEGSDEKCRSFIELSPPAERGILWLSLGSEMIYISLLLISFILLLVDMLYTGNPVCGLKLNAFAAVSSVLSGLLGMVAHMMYSQVFQATVNMGPEDWRPHSWDYGWAFYMAWASFTCCMASAVTTLNTYTKTVLEFKRNHQKGCDGSLMVDQSQHHQCFFPPQYQQREPLGGFYPHRDKPLHSVSEGVAFYSELQQKVLQREPDLEMNEVLGKSGGEDPC